The Catenulispora sp. EB89 genome has a segment encoding these proteins:
- a CDS encoding TIGR03619 family F420-dependent LLM class oxidoreductase produces MKFWLSPAFCDTAHLTGLARAAEEYGFEGIAIPDHLFHPVELSSPYPYTPDGSRYWSKDTHWPEPWVAIAAMAAVTTRLRFTTNIYVAPARDLLTVANQLATAAYLSQGSAGGHHRVALGVGPGWSKDEFTATGQAFAKRGARLDEMLEALRRLWTGDVVELTGPNYTLPPCSITPTPNDPIPVYIGGVSDIAIRRAARNDGWIGIYHTVDETRSIMERIRAAREAAGTLDRPFRAMLAVLAEPTPELCEQVEEWGVTDLLGAPWMKNIKAMTAPGPSLDEMVEAVAEFAGRYVK; encoded by the coding sequence ATGAAGTTCTGGCTCTCACCGGCGTTCTGCGACACCGCGCACCTCACCGGCCTGGCACGGGCCGCCGAGGAGTACGGGTTCGAAGGGATCGCCATCCCGGACCACCTGTTCCATCCGGTCGAGTTGTCCTCCCCCTACCCGTATACGCCGGACGGATCCCGGTATTGGTCGAAGGACACTCATTGGCCCGAGCCGTGGGTGGCGATCGCGGCCATGGCGGCGGTGACGACCCGGCTGCGGTTCACCACGAACATCTACGTGGCGCCGGCCCGCGACCTGCTGACCGTCGCGAACCAGTTGGCGACGGCCGCGTACCTCTCGCAGGGCTCGGCCGGCGGCCACCACCGCGTCGCGCTCGGCGTCGGGCCGGGCTGGAGCAAGGACGAGTTCACGGCCACCGGCCAGGCCTTCGCCAAGCGCGGGGCGCGGCTGGACGAGATGCTCGAGGCGCTGCGCCGGCTGTGGACCGGCGACGTGGTCGAGCTGACGGGGCCGAACTACACGCTCCCGCCGTGCTCGATCACGCCGACGCCGAACGACCCGATCCCGGTCTACATCGGCGGCGTCTCCGACATCGCGATCCGGCGCGCGGCACGGAACGACGGCTGGATCGGGATCTACCACACGGTCGACGAGACGCGGTCGATCATGGAGCGGATCCGTGCGGCCCGCGAGGCGGCCGGGACTCTGGACCGCCCCTTCCGCGCGATGCTCGCGGTCCTGGCCGAGCCCACGCCCGAGCTGTGCGAGCAGGTGGAGGAGTGGGGTGTCACGGACCTGTTGGGCGCTCCGTGGATGAAGAACATCAAGGCCATGACGGCGCCGGGGCCCTCGCTCGACGAGATGGTCGAGGCGGTGGCTGAGTTCGCCGGACGCTATGTGAAGTAG
- a CDS encoding DUF1648 domain-containing protein, whose amino-acid sequence MHASALPAVVPVLLIGLLSLLTPALTPRTVQFGVRVPAERAGDPVVAAARRTYRGGIGAVTVVAVLVGLFVGAVGAAVAGAVLVELVGSVAVYLVARSQIATAKQDGRWFEGRTQITVTDTTLRTRPEPFPWLWTLPAVAVTVGTAIVGAIRYPHLPDRLVSHYDAGGHPTSYTAKTFVSAFGLVGVQVGITVLIVALAWVTARGKAALDAQDPHAAERHRRFVAAMTRCLLALAAASDLSMFFAALAMWTVMGSTGFFPVLLIAPIAVATVALVVVTVRVGQGGSRLRVEGEGGGDGGRDGSRGDAVNRDDDRYWKLGLLYYNHDDPSVFVPKRFGVGWTINFARPAGTGMIVGLLLIPIVLPLILGSH is encoded by the coding sequence ATGCACGCCTCTGCCTTGCCCGCAGTGGTACCGGTCCTATTGATCGGGTTGCTGTCCCTGCTCACCCCGGCGCTGACGCCGCGGACCGTCCAGTTCGGGGTGCGGGTGCCGGCCGAGCGGGCAGGCGATCCGGTGGTGGCGGCCGCGCGGCGGACGTACCGGGGCGGGATCGGTGCGGTGACCGTCGTCGCGGTGCTGGTCGGGTTGTTCGTGGGAGCGGTGGGCGCGGCGGTGGCCGGGGCGGTGCTGGTCGAGCTCGTCGGGTCGGTGGCGGTGTATCTCGTGGCGCGGTCGCAGATCGCCACGGCCAAGCAGGACGGGCGCTGGTTCGAGGGACGCACGCAGATCACGGTCACCGACACGACGCTGCGCACCCGGCCCGAGCCGTTCCCGTGGCTGTGGACGCTGCCGGCGGTGGCGGTCACCGTGGGCACGGCGATCGTCGGCGCGATCCGTTATCCGCACCTGCCGGACCGGCTCGTCTCGCACTACGACGCCGGCGGGCATCCGACGTCGTACACCGCCAAGACCTTCGTCTCGGCCTTCGGGCTGGTCGGGGTGCAGGTGGGGATCACCGTGCTGATCGTGGCGCTGGCCTGGGTCACCGCGCGGGGCAAGGCCGCACTGGACGCGCAGGACCCGCACGCGGCCGAGCGGCACCGGCGGTTCGTCGCGGCGATGACGCGCTGCCTGCTGGCGCTGGCGGCCGCGTCGGATCTGTCGATGTTCTTCGCGGCGCTGGCGATGTGGACCGTGATGGGAAGCACCGGCTTCTTTCCGGTGCTGCTCATCGCGCCGATCGCGGTGGCGACGGTGGCGCTGGTCGTGGTGACGGTGCGGGTCGGGCAGGGCGGTTCGCGGTTGCGGGTCGAGGGGGAGGGCGGGGGTGACGGCGGACGCGACGGGAGCCGCGGCGACGCCGTCAACCGCGACGACGACCGTTACTGGAAGCTCGGCCTGCTCTACTACAACCACGACGACCCGTCGGTGTTCGTCCCGAAGCGGTTCGGCGTCGGCTGGACGATCAACTTCGCCCGGCCCGCGGGCACCGGGATGATCGTCGGTCTCTTGCTGATCCCGATCGTGCTGCCGCTGATCCTCGGGTCGCACTGA
- a CDS encoding sensor domain-containing protein: MRNKIKGGSIAALTAAALMTAACSSSGQIGGAAAGTSAPGAAGTSGGSKAPASGGGVPNTSIAPPTSAATSGGASGTTLSADQIGKLLLTDKDDPGYTYDASQDDPTTTSAQDVVKTGGAACQTFVDAEDGLTTKYGTTAEVNRQLHKASAGHVIQDSVLALPSADKAQALVADLTTGLQGCKSLTMTISGNSGTMAPAPVPQLMKAGQAGYINYLTVGGKTVLMAALLVQAGTAVSVVVLVGPVTNDKTALEQMGATLAHLSEIQVGRVKAAQGLH; this comes from the coding sequence ATGCGCAACAAGATCAAGGGCGGCTCCATCGCCGCCCTCACCGCGGCCGCCCTGATGACGGCCGCCTGTAGCAGTTCGGGGCAGATCGGCGGTGCGGCGGCGGGGACGAGTGCGCCGGGTGCGGCGGGGACGTCGGGCGGGTCGAAGGCGCCGGCGTCCGGCGGGGGTGTGCCGAACACGTCGATCGCGCCGCCCACGTCGGCGGCGACGTCCGGCGGGGCTTCGGGGACGACGCTGAGCGCCGACCAGATCGGCAAGCTCCTGCTCACCGACAAGGACGATCCCGGCTACACCTACGACGCCTCGCAGGACGACCCCACGACCACCAGCGCGCAGGACGTCGTGAAGACCGGGGGCGCCGCCTGCCAGACGTTCGTGGACGCCGAGGACGGTCTGACCACGAAGTACGGCACCACCGCCGAGGTGAACCGGCAGCTGCACAAGGCCTCGGCCGGCCACGTCATCCAGGACTCGGTGCTGGCGCTGCCGTCCGCCGACAAGGCGCAGGCGCTGGTCGCCGACCTGACCACCGGGCTGCAGGGGTGCAAGAGCCTCACCATGACCATCTCCGGCAACTCCGGGACCATGGCGCCGGCCCCGGTTCCGCAGCTGATGAAGGCGGGCCAGGCTGGCTACATCAACTACCTGACCGTCGGCGGCAAGACCGTGCTCATGGCCGCGCTGCTGGTCCAGGCCGGGACGGCGGTCTCGGTGGTGGTCCTGGTCGGACCCGTCACGAACGACAAGACGGCGCTGGAGCAGATGGGCGCGACGCTCGCGCACCTGTCCGAGATCCAGGTCGGGCGGGTGAAGGCGGCGCAGGGACTGCACTGA
- a CDS encoding glucose 1-dehydrogenase, translating to MGKLDGRVVLITGAARGQGAEEARLFASEGARVVVADVLEDLGHQVAKEIGDAARFVRLDVTDEAQWTAAADFAEAEFGKLDGLINNAGILRFNKIEKTSVEEYMQVVTVNQVGVFLGLHVCLPRIRAAGGGTVVNTASIDGLAGMAYLGSYVSTKFAVRGLTRVAALEAAPTVRVNCICPGGVHTPMVTELMPEDADPDAGYSGIPLKRVGTANEIAKAALFLTSDDSSYCTGADFVLDGGALAGIHFG from the coding sequence ATGGGCAAATTGGACGGGCGGGTGGTGTTGATCACCGGCGCGGCGCGGGGCCAGGGCGCCGAGGAGGCGCGGCTGTTCGCGTCCGAGGGCGCGCGGGTGGTGGTCGCCGACGTGCTGGAGGACCTCGGTCACCAGGTGGCCAAGGAGATCGGCGACGCGGCGCGGTTCGTGCGGCTCGACGTCACCGACGAGGCGCAGTGGACCGCCGCCGCGGACTTCGCCGAGGCCGAGTTCGGCAAGCTCGACGGTCTGATCAACAACGCCGGCATCCTGCGCTTCAACAAGATCGAGAAGACCAGCGTCGAGGAGTACATGCAGGTCGTGACGGTGAACCAGGTCGGCGTCTTCCTGGGGCTGCACGTGTGCCTGCCCCGGATCCGGGCGGCCGGCGGCGGCACCGTGGTGAACACCGCGAGCATCGACGGGCTGGCGGGCATGGCGTACCTGGGCTCCTACGTCTCCACCAAGTTCGCCGTCAGGGGCCTGACGCGTGTCGCGGCCCTGGAGGCCGCGCCGACGGTCCGGGTGAACTGCATCTGCCCCGGCGGCGTGCACACCCCGATGGTCACCGAGCTGATGCCGGAGGACGCCGACCCGGACGCCGGCTACTCCGGCATCCCGCTCAAGCGCGTCGGCACGGCGAACGAGATCGCCAAGGCCGCGCTGTTCCTCACCTCCGACGACTCGTCCTACTGCACCGGCGCCGACTTCGTCCTCGACGGCGGAGCGCTGGCCGGCATCCACTTCGGCTAG
- a CDS encoding transcriptional regulator: MEGHRGPREPNRRLAELIAEAGCSNAGLARRVNLAGAELGLDLRYDKTSVARWLRGQQPRATTPALIAEALGRKLGRPVTVEEIGMVDERDGSSSLALGLAADTPEAIAVAAGLWRADAAGREQLRAASFAVTAMVGPSRDWLIMAEDPVVARGMAAAKNGHAPLRVGLSDVAAVRATTDAFRTLDHRFGGGHVRVLAVRYLDGVVAELLRGTYPERVGRQLFGAAAALTELAGYLACDTGRLGLAQRYYIQALRLSQAAGDRAHGGHILSAMSHLANSLGAPRETVQLARSADEGARGTASPHVRAEYFCAEARGHAAMRDRRAAEQALGRASDELDRGDGDAPVWSAYFDHHYIADTAAACHRDLEQPRQAAEQAAAALAGFGVDKTRRRVLNLFTLASARVQGGEVEAGCAAATEAVKLSGRARSARAVEALHDFDRRLDPYATVAATREFRSLTALRRPGEPINA; the protein is encoded by the coding sequence ATGGAGGGGCACCGGGGGCCGCGCGAGCCGAATCGGAGACTCGCGGAGCTGATCGCCGAGGCCGGCTGCTCGAACGCGGGACTGGCCCGGCGGGTCAATCTCGCGGGCGCGGAGCTCGGTCTGGACCTGCGCTACGACAAGACTTCGGTGGCACGCTGGCTGCGCGGACAGCAGCCGCGGGCCACCACGCCGGCGTTGATCGCCGAGGCGCTGGGCCGCAAGCTCGGCCGGCCGGTCACCGTCGAGGAGATCGGCATGGTCGACGAGCGGGACGGCAGTTCCTCGCTCGCGCTCGGCCTGGCCGCCGACACTCCGGAGGCGATCGCGGTCGCGGCCGGGCTGTGGCGGGCCGACGCCGCCGGCCGCGAACAGCTGCGCGCGGCCTCGTTCGCGGTCACCGCGATGGTCGGGCCGAGCCGGGACTGGCTCATCATGGCCGAGGACCCGGTGGTCGCCCGGGGCATGGCCGCGGCCAAGAACGGACACGCGCCGCTGCGCGTCGGCCTGTCGGACGTCGCCGCCGTGCGCGCCACGACCGACGCGTTCCGCACGCTGGACCACCGCTTCGGCGGCGGCCACGTCCGGGTGCTGGCGGTGCGCTACCTCGACGGCGTCGTCGCCGAGCTGCTGCGCGGCACCTACCCCGAGCGGGTCGGGCGCCAGCTGTTCGGCGCCGCCGCGGCGCTCACCGAACTGGCCGGCTACCTCGCCTGCGACACCGGCCGCCTCGGCCTGGCGCAGCGGTACTACATCCAGGCCCTGCGACTCTCGCAGGCCGCCGGCGACCGGGCGCACGGCGGGCACATCCTGTCGGCGATGAGCCATCTGGCGAACTCGCTCGGCGCGCCGCGCGAGACCGTGCAGCTGGCGCGTTCGGCCGACGAGGGGGCGCGGGGGACCGCGTCACCGCACGTGCGCGCCGAGTACTTCTGCGCCGAGGCCCGCGGCCACGCCGCGATGCGCGACCGGCGCGCGGCCGAGCAGGCGCTGGGCCGGGCCAGCGACGAGCTGGACCGCGGCGACGGTGACGCCCCGGTCTGGTCCGCCTACTTCGACCACCACTACATAGCCGACACGGCCGCGGCCTGCCACCGCGACCTGGAGCAGCCGCGGCAGGCGGCCGAACAGGCCGCGGCGGCGCTGGCCGGCTTCGGCGTGGACAAGACCCGGCGCCGGGTGCTGAACCTGTTCACCCTGGCCTCGGCCCGGGTCCAGGGCGGCGAGGTGGAGGCCGGGTGCGCCGCCGCCACCGAGGCCGTGAAGCTGTCCGGCCGGGCCCGCTCGGCCCGCGCGGTCGAGGCTTTGCACGATTTCGACCGACGGCTCGATCCGTACGCCACCGTCGCGGCGACCCGGGAATTCCGCAGCTTGACAGCCCTGCGGCGGCCCGGCGAGCCCATCAACGCCTGA
- a CDS encoding LCP family protein, with translation MSEWYPDEGGDNRGSGDRRGGGGRRGAGGGDGYGGRGNDGGYGRGGNPGYGNGPDYGNGPDYGNGPDYGRGGGRREEPEQPWRAAQRRPEPPPQRRPEPPAQRDSRGWSPQQQPPARPDDPTHHGAPGEWYAAEQTNVMAQQGRDDFHGPDDYDEDYLESGPRGGGGGRRAGGRGAAGPAKPPRKRGVLAGRITAATMSAVVVLATGFVWFENKQLTDGLHTTDSINQIKPGQDGYIAPHLGADVNLLLIGLDSRKDMNGNDLPTSLVEDELHAGSSSIGGYNTNVLILMHIPANGGKVTAYSIPRDSDVERPGGSADIPGVGTVQVPDMGMGKIKEAYGDAKAYADQKIAASGKKVDKATEEAESREVGREATIRAVQKLTGQHIDHLAEVNLVGFYDIVNAIGSIQVCLKAPAYDPIEDGAGTGINLPAGVSTINAATALQFVRQRFHLPNGDLDRTHRQQAFLSSVTQALKKKGVLGDVGAMQGLFNAVKKDIVIDNGWSVLDFASQASNLTGGNTEFITLPTTGTVMIAGESALTVDPAAIKTTIGATFNNDAAVAPPPTTASSSTPPPAAPSTTPTPPATITVLNGTDTTGLAVKVSGQLFDAGIPTSKTGNGGNGVQHTIIRYGAGEEALAKQIQAKLGTKTAPIASDSLDKGTITVTIGYDYKAPPATPTTPSQPSTQPSGAPTSVASDNSADSSGLSSGGAVTSQNGIPCVY, from the coding sequence GTGTCTGAGTGGTATCCGGACGAAGGCGGGGACAACCGCGGCAGCGGTGACCGCCGCGGGGGCGGCGGCCGGCGTGGGGCCGGCGGCGGTGACGGCTATGGAGGACGCGGCAACGACGGCGGTTACGGCCGCGGCGGCAATCCCGGCTACGGAAACGGCCCGGACTACGGCAACGGCCCCGACTACGGAAACGGCCCAGACTACGGCCGCGGCGGCGGTCGCCGGGAAGAGCCCGAGCAGCCCTGGCGCGCGGCCCAGCGCCGCCCCGAACCCCCGCCGCAGCGTCGCCCCGAACCCCCGGCGCAGCGCGACAGCCGGGGCTGGTCGCCGCAGCAGCAACCGCCGGCGCGCCCCGACGACCCGACGCACCACGGCGCCCCCGGCGAGTGGTACGCCGCAGAGCAGACCAACGTCATGGCCCAGCAGGGCCGTGACGATTTCCACGGTCCGGACGACTACGACGAGGACTACCTCGAGTCCGGCCCCCGGGGCGGAGGCGGCGGCCGGCGCGCAGGCGGCCGCGGCGCGGCGGGTCCGGCCAAGCCGCCCCGCAAGCGCGGCGTGCTCGCCGGCCGCATCACCGCCGCCACGATGAGCGCGGTGGTCGTGCTGGCGACCGGCTTCGTCTGGTTCGAGAACAAGCAGCTCACCGACGGCCTGCACACCACGGACTCGATCAACCAGATCAAGCCCGGCCAGGACGGCTACATCGCCCCGCACCTCGGCGCGGACGTCAACCTGCTGCTGATCGGCCTGGACTCGCGCAAGGACATGAACGGCAACGACCTGCCGACCTCCCTGGTCGAGGACGAGCTGCACGCCGGCTCCTCCTCCATCGGCGGCTACAACACCAACGTGCTGATCCTCATGCACATCCCGGCCAACGGCGGCAAGGTCACCGCGTACTCGATCCCGCGCGACAGCGACGTCGAGCGCCCCGGCGGCAGCGCGGACATCCCCGGCGTGGGCACGGTCCAGGTGCCGGACATGGGCATGGGCAAGATCAAGGAGGCCTACGGCGACGCCAAGGCCTACGCCGACCAGAAGATCGCCGCCTCGGGCAAGAAGGTGGACAAGGCCACCGAGGAGGCGGAGAGCCGCGAGGTGGGCCGCGAGGCCACGATCCGGGCCGTGCAGAAGCTCACCGGCCAGCACATCGACCACCTCGCTGAGGTCAACCTGGTCGGCTTCTACGACATCGTCAACGCGATCGGCAGCATCCAGGTCTGCCTGAAGGCCCCGGCCTACGACCCGATCGAGGACGGCGCGGGCACCGGCATCAACCTGCCGGCCGGCGTGTCCACCATCAACGCGGCCACCGCGCTGCAGTTCGTGCGCCAGCGCTTCCACCTGCCCAACGGCGACCTGGACCGCACGCACCGCCAGCAGGCGTTCCTGTCCTCGGTGACGCAGGCGTTGAAGAAGAAGGGCGTCCTCGGCGACGTCGGGGCCATGCAGGGCCTGTTCAACGCGGTGAAGAAGGACATCGTCATCGACAACGGCTGGAGCGTGCTGGACTTCGCGTCCCAGGCGTCGAACCTCACCGGCGGCAACACCGAGTTCATCACGCTGCCGACCACCGGCACCGTGATGATCGCCGGCGAGAGCGCGCTGACGGTCGACCCGGCCGCGATCAAGACCACCATCGGGGCGACGTTCAACAACGACGCCGCGGTGGCCCCGCCGCCGACCACGGCCTCCAGCTCGACCCCGCCCCCGGCGGCGCCGTCCACGACGCCGACGCCCCCGGCCACCATCACCGTGCTGAACGGCACCGACACCACCGGCCTGGCGGTGAAGGTCTCCGGCCAGCTCTTCGACGCCGGCATCCCGACCAGCAAGACCGGCAACGGCGGCAACGGCGTGCAGCACACGATCATCCGCTACGGCGCCGGCGAGGAGGCTCTGGCCAAGCAGATCCAGGCCAAGCTCGGCACCAAGACCGCGCCGATCGCCAGCGACTCGCTGGACAAGGGCACGATCACGGTCACCATCGGCTACGACTACAAGGCGCCGCCGGCGACCCCGACCACGCCCTCGCAGCCGTCGACCCAGCCCTCGGGCGCCCCGACCAGCGTGGCCAGCGACAACTCCGCCGACTCCTCCGGGCTGAGCTCCGGTGGCGCGGTCACGTCGCAGAACGGCATCCCCTGCGTGTACTGA
- a CDS encoding bifunctional DNA primase/polymerase has product MTVLSLPESDLAEAGPAPVGADPLGLKAAALTYIEERHWDILPGASVLRVDGAWRCSCGNNACTALGSHPAHREWNKQITAQPSRVHGWWEENPDSAILLPTGRTFDVIDVPEQAGCLALARLERSGAALGPVAATPTRRLYFFVLPGTKKKIPEMLMRAGWGRAQLDLVCHGEKDFVVAPPSRMGTGGQVQWARPPGESNRWLPEAAELIPTLAYACGRERLDRGHGSASQR; this is encoded by the coding sequence ATGACTGTGCTGTCACTCCCCGAGAGCGACCTCGCCGAGGCCGGTCCCGCCCCGGTGGGCGCCGATCCGCTGGGCCTGAAGGCCGCCGCACTGACCTACATCGAGGAACGGCACTGGGACATCCTCCCGGGCGCGTCGGTACTCCGCGTGGACGGCGCCTGGCGCTGCTCGTGCGGGAACAACGCGTGCACCGCCCTGGGCTCGCACCCCGCACACCGCGAGTGGAACAAGCAGATCACCGCGCAGCCCTCGCGCGTCCACGGCTGGTGGGAGGAGAACCCCGACTCGGCGATCCTGCTGCCCACCGGCCGCACCTTCGACGTCATCGACGTCCCGGAGCAGGCCGGCTGCCTGGCCCTGGCGCGACTGGAGCGCAGCGGGGCGGCGCTGGGTCCGGTCGCGGCCACGCCGACCCGGCGGCTGTACTTCTTCGTGCTCCCGGGCACGAAGAAGAAGATCCCTGAGATGCTCATGCGCGCCGGCTGGGGCCGTGCGCAGCTGGACCTGGTCTGCCACGGCGAGAAGGACTTCGTGGTGGCGCCGCCCTCGCGCATGGGGACCGGCGGACAGGTGCAGTGGGCCCGGCCGCCCGGGGAGTCGAATCGATGGCTGCCGGAGGCGGCGGAACTGATCCCGACGCTGGCCTACGCCTGCGGGCGCGAGCGGTTGGACAGGGGCCACGGGAGCGCCAGCCAGAGGTAG
- a CDS encoding SDR family oxidoreductase — MLLQGKTVIVSGVGDGLGREVAQAAYDQGANVVLGARTEGRLAKAAAEFDAARVAHAPTDITSESDCLRLVDLAVERFGGLDGLINVAAMDQVFGGVSDADFADWRAVYEVNVVGTLQLSKAAIPHLAREAGTTGIVHILSQSMWVPATEVMQAAYAASKGALLSATYGMAKELGPRRIRVNAVVPSWMWGPMVQGYVAWTAASQKIAEEQIVASLTDRMALPEMASDGDVANAAVYMVSPYAGGVTGQSLAVNAGDYMR, encoded by the coding sequence ATGTTGCTCCAAGGCAAGACGGTGATCGTGTCAGGGGTCGGCGACGGACTCGGCCGGGAGGTCGCGCAGGCGGCCTACGACCAGGGCGCGAACGTGGTGCTGGGGGCGCGCACGGAAGGCCGGCTGGCCAAGGCGGCCGCCGAGTTCGACGCCGCGCGCGTCGCCCACGCTCCGACCGACATCACCTCCGAGAGCGACTGCCTGCGGCTCGTTGACCTCGCCGTCGAGCGCTTCGGCGGCCTCGACGGCCTGATCAACGTCGCGGCCATGGACCAGGTCTTCGGCGGCGTCAGCGACGCCGACTTCGCCGACTGGCGCGCCGTCTACGAGGTCAACGTCGTCGGCACCCTGCAGCTCAGCAAGGCGGCGATCCCGCATCTGGCGCGCGAGGCCGGGACCACCGGCATCGTCCACATCCTTTCGCAGTCGATGTGGGTGCCGGCGACCGAGGTGATGCAGGCCGCTTACGCCGCCTCCAAGGGAGCCCTGCTGTCCGCGACCTACGGCATGGCCAAGGAACTCGGGCCGCGGCGCATCCGGGTCAACGCCGTGGTGCCGTCGTGGATGTGGGGGCCGATGGTCCAGGGGTACGTCGCGTGGACCGCCGCGTCACAAAAAATCGCCGAGGAGCAGATCGTCGCGTCACTGACCGATCGCATGGCGTTGCCGGAAATGGCCAGCGACGGCGACGTGGCGAACGCAGCTGTGTACATGGTGTCGCCGTATGCCGGCGGGGTGACCGGTCAGTCGCTCGCCGTCAACGCCGGCGATTACATGCGGTGA
- a CDS encoding DUF5937 family protein, producing MARPVRIPIAGTEMARVRFAISPVYEALQAVDVLQEPGRHAVHLPWVRWARPLLADVPGWEILAGFTSRAVRPGVLVPPPDVHMPTLDEELETIRAADPGRVRRYFDNNGAPSDRFQREFYDDPPAGLARLADVLRRVFDVLVAPHWPRMLGVLEADIAYRARVLADGGAAAVFDDLHHDVRWSDGELRLHGPGISEAVWPFTGKEVVLDGRALVLSPSVLGWPDICVNTKPVTSGLLHYPARAVATVWETRRPAPDALSALLGRTRAELLVQLAEPGTTGELAGRLGVTAGAVSQHLGVLRGAGLVATRRDGRVLLHLRTERAEALLG from the coding sequence ATGGCCAGACCGGTCCGCATACCGATCGCCGGAACCGAGATGGCGCGCGTCCGTTTCGCCATCTCGCCGGTCTATGAGGCGCTTCAGGCCGTGGACGTCCTCCAGGAGCCCGGCAGGCACGCCGTGCACCTGCCGTGGGTCCGCTGGGCCCGGCCGCTGCTGGCCGACGTCCCCGGGTGGGAGATCCTCGCGGGGTTCACCTCGCGCGCCGTCCGCCCCGGCGTCCTGGTCCCGCCGCCGGACGTCCACATGCCCACGCTGGACGAAGAACTCGAGACCATCCGCGCCGCCGATCCCGGGCGCGTCCGGCGCTACTTCGACAACAACGGCGCGCCGAGCGACCGCTTCCAGCGGGAGTTCTACGACGATCCGCCGGCCGGCCTGGCCCGGCTCGCCGACGTCCTGCGGCGCGTGTTCGACGTCCTCGTGGCCCCGCACTGGCCGCGGATGCTCGGGGTGCTGGAGGCCGACATCGCCTATCGGGCCCGGGTGCTGGCCGACGGCGGCGCGGCCGCGGTCTTCGACGACCTGCACCACGACGTGCGCTGGTCGGACGGCGAACTGCGGCTGCACGGCCCGGGAATCAGCGAGGCCGTGTGGCCGTTCACCGGTAAGGAAGTAGTCCTCGACGGCAGGGCGCTGGTGCTGTCTCCGAGCGTGCTCGGCTGGCCGGACATCTGCGTGAACACCAAGCCGGTCACCTCCGGTCTGCTGCACTATCCGGCGCGGGCCGTGGCGACGGTGTGGGAGACGCGGCGGCCGGCCCCGGACGCGTTGTCGGCCCTGCTCGGCCGCACCCGGGCCGAGCTGCTGGTCCAGCTGGCCGAACCGGGCACCACCGGGGAGCTGGCCGGACGGCTCGGGGTGACGGCCGGGGCGGTCTCGCAGCACCTCGGGGTGCTGCGCGGGGCCGGACTGGTCGCCACGCGGCGGGACGGCCGGGTGCTGCTGCACCTGCGGACGGAGCGCGCGGAGGCGTTGCTCGGCTGA
- a CDS encoding GntR family transcriptional regulator → MLLTVEPDGDVPIYQQLRDQIVVAVAAGTLVAGDSLPTTRQLAADLGINMHTVNKAYDLLRQEGLIRLGRRTGAVVARGPGDGPASAAEVGDWERRARTLLAEGFAKGMAPPDVLERCRALLAEFAGR, encoded by the coding sequence TTGCTCCTGACCGTGGAGCCCGACGGCGACGTGCCGATCTACCAGCAGCTGCGCGACCAGATCGTGGTGGCGGTGGCGGCCGGGACGCTGGTGGCGGGGGATTCGCTGCCGACGACACGGCAGCTGGCCGCCGATCTCGGGATCAACATGCACACCGTGAACAAGGCCTATGACCTGTTGCGGCAGGAGGGCTTGATCCGGCTGGGCCGGCGGACCGGGGCGGTGGTGGCGCGGGGGCCGGGGGACGGGCCCGCTTCGGCTGCGGAGGTCGGCGATTGGGAGCGGAGGGCCCGGACGCTGCTGGCCGAGGGGTTCGCGAAGGGGATGGCGCCGCCGGACGTGCTGGAGCGGTGCCGGGCATTGCTCGCCGAGTTCGCCGGGCGATGA
- a CDS encoding metal-dependent transcriptional regulator, with the protein MYLRTIYELVEEGIVPLRARIAERLGQSGPTVSQTVARMERDGLLTVEGDRHLELTDAGREQATRVMRKHRLAERLLTDVIGLAWEDVHVEACRWEHVMSEAVEKRLLEILDHPTESPYGNPIPGLAELDDSVGEQEAFLDGDVANLRDVVERSARSATAQNLVVRRLGEPLQNDPELMLRLRRAGVQPGQTVRATVSPGGVLLGSVGETAELDLDLAGHVFVTVRAA; encoded by the coding sequence ATGTACCTGCGGACCATCTACGAGCTCGTGGAGGAGGGCATCGTCCCGCTCCGCGCGCGGATCGCCGAGCGGCTGGGGCAGAGCGGCCCGACCGTCAGCCAGACCGTGGCCCGCATGGAGCGCGACGGACTGCTGACCGTCGAGGGCGACCGGCACCTGGAGCTCACCGACGCCGGCCGCGAGCAGGCGACCCGCGTGATGCGCAAGCACCGGCTGGCCGAGCGGCTGCTGACCGACGTGATCGGGCTGGCGTGGGAGGACGTCCACGTCGAGGCCTGCCGCTGGGAGCACGTGATGAGCGAGGCCGTGGAGAAGCGGCTGCTGGAGATCCTGGACCACCCGACCGAGTCGCCGTACGGCAACCCGATCCCGGGCCTGGCCGAGCTCGACGACTCCGTCGGCGAGCAGGAGGCGTTCCTGGACGGAGACGTGGCCAACCTGCGCGACGTGGTGGAGCGCAGCGCGCGCTCGGCGACGGCGCAGAACCTGGTCGTCCGCCGGCTCGGCGAGCCGCTGCAGAACGACCCGGAGCTGATGCTGCGCCTGCGCCGGGCCGGCGTGCAGCCGGGCCAGACGGTCCGTGCGACGGTTTCGCCGGGCGGCGTGCTGCTCGGTTCCGTCGGCGAGACCGCCGAACTGGACCTGGATCTGGCCGGGCATGTGTTCGTCACTGTGCGTGCCGCCTGA